A genomic region of Arachis hypogaea cultivar Tifrunner chromosome 5, arahy.Tifrunner.gnm2.J5K5, whole genome shotgun sequence contains the following coding sequences:
- the LOC112802409 gene encoding uncharacterized protein — MQAVRARGKGGTVRKHSSIQAFDVDGSSGVGSKIYDGCCFCPLPVVPLKSKTSSNPDRWFLRCPMWKNTQGRCGYFQWLDEIEEQCVEGEISSENSNMVGIADPKKKSRINQEGSDGWERDRMMMVLFVVNDMKEQLRRVELLLIVICILFGLNLVLSLLCMAK; from the exons ATGCAAGCAGTTAGGGCTCGTGGAAAAGGTGGAACCGTAAGAAAGCACTCATCCATTCAAGCCTTCGACGTTGATGGTAGTTCAGGAGTTGGTAGTAAAATCTATGATGGGTGTTGCTTTTGTCCCCTTCCGGTGGTTCCGTTGAAGTCGAAGACAAGTAGCAACCCTGATAGATGGTTTTTACGTTGCCCTATGTGGAAG AACACACAAGGACGTTGTGGGTATTTTCAATGGTTGGATGAAATAGAAGAGCAATGTGTAGAAGGAGAAATTTCTTCGGAGAATAGCAACATGGTGGGTATAGCAGACCCAAAGAAGAAAAGCAGAATCAACCAGGAGGGTAGTGATGGCTGGGAAAGGGATAGGATGATGATGGTGCTTTTTGTGGTGAATGACATGAAGGAGCAGTTGAGGAGGGTTGAGTTGTTGTTGATTGTTATCTGTATATTGTTTGGGTTAAATCTGGTTTTGAGTCTGCTTTGTATGGCTAAGTAG